The sequence below is a genomic window from Acanthopagrus latus isolate v.2019 chromosome 12, fAcaLat1.1, whole genome shotgun sequence.
AGCCTGGGCGAGCAGGTCCTGCAAGCTCCCCGTCAGCTCCTGGAAGCCACAAACCACCGCCGGCTGCAGGAGACACAGACCAGCAGAGGACGGTCAGCAGTGAGGATTAATCATCAGGTTACAGAGAGTAAGTAAGAGTGACGGGTCAAACCGTACCATCGCTGTGTTCGcatcctttttcttcttcttcttctttttctgtagACTCGTCTTCAGTGGTCGGAGGATCTTGGCACAGTGACTCGCCATCCAGAAGACTATGCACACCGTCTGCGCAGGAACAGCATGAATCAGTTTCATATTCAGACACATCAGATCCAGTGTAGCGATGACGTGTGACGACTCACCTCCACAAAGAAGATTAAGTTTTCTAATAAGGAGGGCTGCGTTTTTAATTTGCCCTCTTTCAGTTCCAACACATCTCCTTTGCATTTATTCAGAATTTCTGTggacacaaaacaggaaacatgaagcgtaacagaaccaaaacaaaccgTCTGCAAAGTTCCCTGTGAAATCCAGCCGCCGACTCACCTTGAAGCTGAACTACTAATGACTGGAAACCGTTACAGATCTGAGTCTGCAGCTCCGACGGCTCGTCTGAGAgggaacaaagaaacaaagagtggtgagttaaaaaaaaaaagaaaaggtcagagcagagatCCGTTTCATGTTCCTGCTGCCGGTTCTCACCGAGTCCGACAGTCTCCAGCTCCTGTATGTGGACCGACAGCTGGAGCGCTGCAGCCTGACACTGACAGCTCCCACTGGACAGCGCCGGGGCCAGACGGGTGGAGGGGGGTCCCAGGAATGGATACTACAACACAACATGGACATGAGTTCAGCAAGGATTCAATGGGAAGATGTAGAAGATACTATCAgtatagtttgttttgtttagggAGCTACATGTGAGGTTATGATGGTTGGAACCTGCAGTAGACAGCACAAAAAGGAAAGCAGCGTCCCCTCAGAGTTGTCGTATCGCACACAAATGATAAGaagtttgttgctgctcggtCACATTTGGGGGCGGCcgtgtttctttgttgttgttctgcatCTTCTCACCTTTAGCTTCAGTACAGCTAGCTGGAGGACGCAGCTAAATCACGACATGTGGTGCAAAGACAAAGACCCTTTTAAAAACTTAGCTAAAGGGATGTTTGGGCGGACGCCCGCCGGGGCAGGTGTGCGAGTCGATCTGACTCCCTTCGCTGGTGATGGGAGACAGTTGGAAGTTGCCTTCAGAGCAGCTACAGCAGAGCGCTAATGAGCAGCTCCTGCGTTACGGCAACACTGAGGGGACATAATGCCTCACGTTAAGAAACACAGGATAACATCCCCTCCTCCACAACAAAGGAATAGAGGAAAGGAGACTTATTAAATTGTGAATTTTATTCTTGGGCATCCAAATAACGAGCGTGAATTTGTCCGAGTGGATGATCAGGGTTCAGTTCTGCATAAACTTTTAGAGAAGGGGGGATGCAGGCTGGTGTTAGCGCTCATACACGTGACACACAAGGTCCTTTTTTAACCATCTGTGTCACAGTATCATTGAAATATTTACTTAAACCGACCTGTACGCGTTTTTCTGCCATCTGCACGGCCGTCTGCAGAGTCTGGTTGAGTTGAGACAGCAGGCTGCTGAGGATGGAGGACTTGTCTCCGACACCGTTCTCGTTGGTCACCTCGGAGTTCTGCTGCGAGGCCGAGTGTCCCAACGCCGCCAGAGAGGCGAGGAGGCGAAGAGTGAGGGAGCGCAACCTCAGCCACACCGACTCCTCCTCCAGAGAGCGACGCCGGTGATCCTCAGTTAACTGTCTGCAAACGGAAAGGAGGCGATGAGACGGTGTTAGCGATGAGCAGACaaagaacaaaatcaaaacGCTCCAGTTTCACTAATGAAAGCTTGACTGCAGACTCATCACGACTCACCTGTCTTTCGGGTCCCAGCTGGTGAAGACAGTCAGGTCTCTGTTGTCCCTCATGTTGTCCCAGGGGATGTCGTCCTcctctgcagacagagacatGGCCTTCACACTCTCCTCCAGACTCAacacactgaaagacaaaagacaagacAACGTCTCAGTGAAGAACTCAAGTCTGCAACACgagctgctgtgatttttttgttgtgtttgttttgagtatttcCTCACATGTCGGCCTCCAGGAACAGATCGAGCAGCATCCTCTCAGTACGGACCTGAGCAAAGTGCAGTGATTGGTTCAACCTGTTCCTGAGAGCAATGAACTCTGGGATTTTCTCAAATGCTCCGTACTTATACGCCTGGATGATATACTCTGAGgtctggagggagagaaacaagatagatttaaaataaaaaagggccGAACGGTGAGGCGACATCAGAACATGTGAGTCCGTGCTGAGGTGGGATCGACTTACATCTTTCTGGTTCGAGTGGAAAAACCTGAGGGAGAAGTTACAGGACTGGGAGGCTGCAGCGAACTGACCCAACGACTCCGCGTAACGTGTCAACAGAAACCTggagatgaaaaacagaaagtagGATTCAAACAAATACCAACGCAGACACAACTGTAATCATCAAAACGcctcagagaaagaaaacagtgtcGGCTGAACATTTCTAGTTCCTGAAGTTTTCCTTCAACGACTGAACGAACGTCTGCAGACAAACACGACTgtgaaatgaacaaataaaggaAGGAAATCGACCCGCGAATCATTTCAAATTTGACTTTTCCTTCTTTTAGGGGCCgattgttttgcttttgccGCTCCAAAAATTTTTAATATTCCTCTTTTACAATAAAGTTCCTGCTCGACACAGTTTATGATCACTTTTGACAAATTGAGAGCAGAAAGACTAAAAACCCTCAAAATGTGAAAGGAAATGagatttaatcatttaagtcattgattgattgactcattaaatgcattcattgtgGAGTTACAGCCTATTTAATAAATCTGTGTCAGACTGTTAGGAAGCATCATCCAACACTTGATGTTACGAAACATCAACACTTTCCCACTTTTCTGCACATTTCATCGTTTGTGTTAATTACCTTAATAACTAAACCTAAATATTGTCTATTCACATGATTTCTACCCTTTAAAACTGTCAGGAAAACCCAAACATCTCATTCAAATCTTTCAAAACTCGCCATtagaacaacagaaacaacacacgCGTGAAATTagaacaggagaaagaaaacaatgtctgctttttgttttcagtccaaGTTCAACTTCCAACGAGATCTTAAACTGGATTCAGTCGATGACCCGAACAACAGGCATGATTAAAGTGTTCATGTACTGACCCGATGGTGTCGTGCTGCACGTGCTTGGCGTCCAGGCTGGAATAAAGATCCACGACAGGCTCGAAGGCTCCCAGGCGACAgtagaggagcagcagcagcagcttgaacTGGGCGTTGGAGGGACTGTGAGACAAACCCTCCTGCAGGACGCCCAGCGACTGCCACACCATGTCCTCGTCCCCTACGACACACACCGGACAGAAACGCTCAGAGACGATCTCGCAAACgaggagtcagagagagaaagagagagaggggaactCACCGGTGTCCGTCCACAAGTCGATGTATACGTGAGCTGCCATGAGACAATACATATCAGAGAACTGCAGCTCCGTCTTCAGAGCGTTCGTCCCTGTGAGACAAAGAAATCCACCCATCAGAACAAACTGTTCACACGAAGCACCGTCTGTTTTATCACTGAACCGAAGCGTTCCTACCAAACTTCAGTCCGTGCCGATAGTGCGCTTTGAGCTCGGCGATGAGCCGCAGCTTTCCCTCCACGTCGAGCGCGTGATGCAGCCCGAGCGCTCGGCTCAGCTGACACACGCACAAATGCCTCTGTAGCGCTTTGGTGTCGTCTGGAAACGCGAATCCCTCGTCGCCCTGCTCGCCCAGAGGAACCGCTTCACTCAGACGGTTAACGAACTGAAACGTTgagaggagaaatgtgtttcagaGTCCGACACTTCACAGGAGGCAGCTCAACAAACACCGCTGCGGCTCGGTCGTACCTGAACGTGTTGATCAGcagagagcaggtggaggtATATTTTTAGGTCGGTGATGCAGCACGGTTTGTCCCCAAACTTCCCAAAGAACTGCACCATCAGCTCTAAAGGCTCTCCTgctcagagacacagagaaacgTTAAAgcagagtgaagctgcagaacgaggagaaaaacaaaaacaaaatgctttttacCTAGCTGGGATTCTTCAGGACAGCCTCGCTCTCTCAGTCTGTGAATCAACTCGAGCCGAGCTAAGTAAGGTCCTCTGAGCGCTCGAGAGTCTTTGTCGTCCTCTCCTTTGATTCTGTCCTCCACGAACCTCACCACCTCAGCCACAGTGTGATGGACGGCGCCCTCCGGACAGCTGCAgacgcacagaaacacacaggtcaCGTTCATCTGTTAGAGAAAAACATTCCTTCGACCGCTCTCCTCCTACGTTTAGAGCTGAACAACAAGAATCCTGCTTCTGCtcgacacacactcacaccagccTCCATTTGAAATCGAAGCGATGGTACTCACTGTTCGCCTTCTTCCGGCGGGCTCCACGACTGATCGATCAGGTGGAACAGAGAGTCGAAGTAGGAAGGATAAAACTGCCAGTCGTCAGGActgcaaacaagaaaacacacacacaggtttataACTGATTCAGCTcgtcagcaggtgtgtgtgtgtgtgtgagcctgaaCTCACTTTTTGAGCAGCAGCTTGTGGGCCAAAGCGTTGCACTCGGGCCAACGCTGTAGCCTCTGGTAGAGCATCATACACTTGTTCTCTCGGCTCTGCAGCTCACTGGTCAGCTTCTCTgcgggaacacacacacacacacacacacacacacacacagtcaaagatGAGTTTTGTATTCACACGTGTGGAACAGGAAGGACTCACGACATGTTGATGATCTTTATCTGTACAGAAACGTTCGTACCTCCCAGCGGGCCTCGGATCACGTCCAGAGCCTCGACACATTTCCCCAAACGCTCCAGGATCATAAAATACAGCTGCACCTGAAGACACACatcaaaaaacattaattattatCACAAaatcctccatctgtctgctaATTTGTGAAAATATAAAGAGCGTCTCCAGGTGAAACTTGGCGGAGCGTGAACATCAGAGTCATTATGAAACCGTCTGTCGCCACTTTACCTTCCACCGTTAACAGAATTGTGTATTTTGCATCACAACACAGATGTTATCCATGTTTTACTGGTCAAGAATCACGATGACTCGACACACAACGTCATAAACTGTTAAGGCAACTCGTTAACGGCAGCAAATGTCACGCAGTCACTGAAAAGTTACCATTTTTTATCACCTGGGCTTAAAAGTAGCGCTCATTGTTCATCAGGTCAGATTGAACCTACAGAAGTTTCTGTTGGATCGTGTGACAACACACTTCTGAT
It includes:
- the naa25 gene encoding N-alpha-acetyltransferase 25, NatB auxiliary subunit: MAARGHVQDPNDRRLRPIYDYLDNGNNKMAIQQADKLLKKHKDLHCAKVLKAIGLQRTGKQDEAFSLAQEVATLEPTDDNSLQALTILYREMHRPELVAKLYEAAVKKVPLSEEYHSHLFMAYARVGEYKKMQQAGMALYKIVPKNPYYFWSVMSLVMQAISAQDEKLSQTMFLPLAERMVEKMVKEEKIEAEAEVQLYFMILERLGKCVEALDVIRGPLGEKLTSELQSRENKCMMLYQRLQRWPECNALAHKLLLKNPDDWQFYPSYFDSLFHLIDQSWSPPEEGEHCPEGAVHHTVAEVVRFVEDRIKGEDDKDSRALRGPYLARLELIHRLRERGCPEESQLGEPLELMVQFFGKFGDKPCCITDLKIYLHLLSADQHVQFVNRLSEAVPLGEQGDEGFAFPDDTKALQRHLCVCQLSRALGLHHALDVEGKLRLIAELKAHYRHGLKFGTNALKTELQFSDMYCLMAAHVYIDLWTDTGDEDMVWQSLGVLQEGLSHSPSNAQFKLLLLLLYCRLGAFEPVVDLYSSLDAKHVQHDTIGFLLTRYAESLGQFAAASQSCNFSLRFFHSNQKDTSEYIIQAYKYGAFEKIPEFIALRNRLNQSLHFAQVRTERMLLDLFLEADIVLSLEESVKAMSLSAEEDDIPWDNMRDNRDLTVFTSWDPKDRQLTEDHRRRSLEEESVWLRLRSLTLRLLASLAALGHSASQQNSEVTNENGVGDKSSILSSLLSQLNQTLQTAVQMAEKRVQYPFLGPPSTRLAPALSSGSCQCQAAALQLSVHIQELETVGLDEPSELQTQICNGFQSLVVQLQEILNKCKGDVLELKEGKLKTQPSLLENLIFFVETVCIVFWMASHCAKILRPLKTSLQKKKKKKKKDANTAMPAVVCGFQELTGSLQDLLAQALEHIKGQETGLTALKLASLSLDGCPEDEASFMKAAMDKVQSSYLRSLQEVGDLLKKRAETIKNLKI